In the Rhizobium sp. CB3090 genome, one interval contains:
- the odhB gene encoding 2-oxoglutarate dehydrogenase complex dihydrolipoyllysine-residue succinyltransferase, translating to MATEIRVPTLGESVSEATVGTWFKKVGDAIKADEPILELETDKVTIEVPAPAAGTLSEIVVQAGETVGLGALLGQISAGNGAAAAPAQAAAPAAAAAPAPAAAAPVAAPASAMPPAPAAAKLLAENNLSADQVDGSGKRGQVLKGDVITAVAKAASAPTAAPAAPVAARAPTTVEDAGREERVKMTRLRQTIAKRLKDAQNTAAMLTTYNEVDMKAVMDLRNKYKDIFEKKHGVKLGFMGFFTKAVTHALKELPAVNAEIDGTDIIYKNYCHVGVAVGTDKGLVVPIVRDADQMSIAEIEKEIGRLGKAARDGQLSMADMQGGTFTISNGGVYGSLMSSPILNAPQSGILGMHKIQERPVAIGGQVVIRPMMYLALSYDHRIVDGKEAVTFLVRVKESLEDPERLVLDL from the coding sequence ATGGCCACTGAAATCCGCGTTCCTACCCTCGGCGAATCCGTCAGCGAGGCGACCGTCGGCACCTGGTTCAAGAAGGTCGGCGATGCCATCAAGGCCGATGAGCCGATTCTCGAGCTGGAAACCGACAAGGTGACGATCGAAGTTCCCGCACCCGCAGCCGGCACGCTGTCCGAAATCGTCGTCCAGGCCGGTGAAACCGTCGGCCTCGGCGCGCTGCTCGGCCAGATCAGCGCTGGTAATGGCGCCGCGGCTGCTCCGGCCCAGGCTGCCGCACCGGCTGCTGCCGCCGCACCCGCACCGGCAGCCGCTGCTCCGGTTGCCGCACCGGCTTCCGCCATGCCGCCGGCGCCCGCCGCCGCCAAGCTGCTTGCCGAAAACAACCTCTCCGCCGATCAGGTCGATGGCAGCGGCAAGCGCGGCCAGGTCCTGAAGGGTGATGTCATTACGGCTGTCGCCAAGGCTGCCTCGGCTCCCACCGCCGCGCCTGCTGCTCCGGTTGCCGCCCGTGCACCGACCACCGTCGAAGATGCCGGCCGCGAAGAGCGGGTGAAGATGACCCGCCTGCGTCAGACGATCGCCAAGCGCCTCAAGGATGCGCAGAACACCGCTGCCATGCTCACCACCTACAACGAGGTGGACATGAAGGCCGTCATGGACCTGCGCAACAAGTACAAGGACATCTTCGAGAAGAAGCATGGCGTTAAGCTCGGCTTCATGGGCTTCTTCACCAAGGCCGTCACGCATGCGTTGAAGGAACTCCCGGCCGTCAACGCCGAAATCGACGGCACCGACATCATCTACAAGAACTACTGCCACGTCGGCGTTGCTGTCGGCACGGACAAGGGTCTCGTCGTTCCGATCGTGCGCGATGCCGACCAGATGTCGATCGCCGAGATCGAGAAGGAAATCGGCCGCCTCGGCAAGGCAGCTCGTGACGGCCAGCTCTCCATGGCCGACATGCAGGGCGGCACCTTCACCATCTCCAACGGCGGTGTCTACGGCTCGCTGATGTCCTCGCCGATCCTGAATGCGCCACAGTCGGGCATTCTCGGCATGCACAAGATCCAGGAACGTCCGGTCGCCATCGGCGGCCAGGTCGTTATCCGCCCGATGATGTATCTGGCGCTCTCCTACGATCACCGCATCGTCGACGGCAAGGAAGCAGTGACGTTCCTCGTGCGCGTCAAGGAAAGCCTGGAAGATCCGGAACGTCTGGTTCTCGATCTCTAA
- a CDS encoding SDR family oxidoreductase — MTGKSPVLLVTGGSRGIGAAVSVAAARQGWSVAVNYASNKAAADAVVTTIRDAGGEAIAVAGDVGSPEDIRTIFATVDGHFGGLDGLVNNAGIVDRVQRLDEMTPERLDRMFRINITGSLLAAAEAIRRMSTRHGGKGGAIVNLSSVAATLGGGGQYVDYAASKGAIDTFTVGLAREVAAEGIRVNAVRPGIIDTEIHAAAGLPDRPREIAPQLPMKRAGTADEVADAILYLLSPQASYITGAILDVSGGR, encoded by the coding sequence ATGACTGGCAAATCCCCTGTTCTTCTCGTCACCGGCGGCAGCCGCGGCATCGGGGCGGCGGTTTCGGTTGCCGCTGCCCGGCAAGGCTGGTCCGTAGCCGTCAATTACGCCTCGAACAAAGCGGCGGCGGACGCAGTCGTTACCACGATCCGCGATGCCGGTGGGGAGGCGATTGCGGTCGCCGGCGACGTCGGCTCGCCCGAGGACATCCGCACCATTTTCGCAACCGTCGACGGGCATTTCGGCGGGCTGGACGGCCTCGTCAACAATGCCGGCATCGTCGATCGTGTGCAGCGTCTGGACGAGATGACGCCGGAGCGACTCGACCGGATGTTTCGCATCAATATTACCGGCTCGTTGCTCGCAGCCGCAGAAGCCATCCGCCGCATGTCCACCCGCCATGGCGGCAAGGGTGGCGCGATCGTCAATCTCTCCTCCGTGGCGGCCACGTTGGGCGGCGGCGGACAGTATGTCGATTATGCTGCGTCCAAGGGTGCGATCGACACGTTCACGGTTGGGCTGGCGCGAGAGGTGGCGGCCGAGGGCATTAGGGTCAACGCCGTACGGCCGGGCATCATCGATACGGAAATCCACGCTGCCGCCGGCCTGCCCGACCGGCCGCGCGAGATTGCCCCGCAACTGCCGATGAAGAGGGCGGGGACGGCGGACGAGGTGGCTGACGCCATCCTCTACCTCTTGAGCCCCCAGGCATCCTATATAACGGGCGCCATCCTCGATGTGAGCGGCGGCCGTTGA
- a CDS encoding DUF4345 family protein yields MELYFPTDLGEQLAYCSAAFTALIGFLAMFAPGYTYRFLKLQVREGRPEAYAEGRSTGGFYLGFGLVAILLAQPMVYLALGASFAVAAFGRILSIMSDRGSVLVNLLLLVVQAVLAALPLLYGLGYI; encoded by the coding sequence ATGGAGCTTTATTTTCCGACTGATCTCGGCGAGCAGCTTGCCTATTGCTCGGCGGCGTTTACGGCGCTCATCGGCTTCCTCGCGATGTTCGCGCCCGGCTACACCTATCGCTTCCTCAAATTGCAGGTGCGCGAAGGGCGGCCGGAAGCCTATGCCGAGGGGCGTTCGACCGGCGGCTTCTATCTGGGCTTCGGCTTGGTTGCGATTCTGCTCGCCCAGCCGATGGTTTACCTGGCGCTCGGCGCGTCCTTTGCCGTTGCCGCCTTTGGCCGCATCCTCTCGATCATGTCGGATCGCGGAAGTGTTCTTGTGAATCTGTTACTTCTGGTTGTCCAGGCGGTTTTGGCGGCTCTACCACTTCTGTACGGATTGGGCTATATTTGA
- a CDS encoding LysE family transporter, whose protein sequence is MQYVLEFLGLMAVFSIFIVAPGADFAVILRQSIVHGRRAAVMTGLGMGFSLLFHVSYTILGLGLIVSKSLMLFSLIKWAGVLYLVYLGIKSFRQPGFKVKEIEIGEEDRKPVSIWRCLATGFITNALNPKPVLFFLSLFSTLVHHDTPALIQFSYGIGMAAALVAWFAGVSVFFTVKPVRDRFIASGKWFNRITGTALVGFGIRLALARATD, encoded by the coding sequence ATGCAGTATGTTTTGGAATTCCTCGGCCTGATGGCGGTGTTTTCGATTTTCATCGTTGCACCGGGCGCTGATTTTGCCGTCATCCTGCGCCAGAGCATCGTGCATGGCCGCCGTGCGGCCGTCATGACCGGGCTCGGCATGGGCTTCTCTCTGCTCTTTCACGTCAGCTACACCATTCTCGGCCTCGGCCTCATCGTCTCGAAATCGCTGATGCTCTTCAGCCTGATCAAATGGGCCGGCGTCCTTTATCTGGTCTATCTCGGCATCAAGTCCTTCCGCCAGCCGGGCTTCAAGGTGAAGGAGATCGAGATCGGCGAGGAGGACCGCAAGCCGGTTTCCATCTGGCGCTGCCTGGCGACGGGTTTCATCACCAATGCGCTCAATCCGAAGCCGGTGCTGTTCTTCCTGTCGCTGTTTTCGACGCTCGTGCATCACGACACGCCGGCGCTGATCCAGTTTTCCTATGGCATCGGCATGGCGGCGGCTCTCGTCGCCTGGTTTGCCGGCGTCTCCGTCTTCTTCACCGTCAAGCCGGTCCGCGATCGTTTCATCGCCAGCGGCAAATGGTTCAACCGCATCACCGGAACGGCGCTCGTCGGCTTCGGCATCCGCCTCGCATTGGCGCGCGCGACTGACTAA
- a CDS encoding TraB/GumN family protein, translating to MISALEPKTMRSMKPAIGDLLLWLAAAFPLMLSALLISTILSLQPAHAAETASGGGSAKDPFGKLQKDDFAKIGALLKEATSDSCGGKDLMAELQKSDPAKYASILAEGDKVANGKSIFWKIEKPGLKPSWLLGTMHVSDARVLTMPKGAAEASAAADTIVVESDEILDDKKAAAALFVNPSLTMLTDGSTISQHLSPEENAKLEAGLKQRGVPLAAVAHMQPWLISSSFEMTSCEVRRKAAGMKFLDQKLASDSAASGRQVKGLETLAEQAKAMSDLPVKLHLKSLIQTLELGDKINDVNETMTDLYLAGNIGAMIPMLKTIEPDETLSDEDTATFEQRIILDRNKVMAERAAPILAKGNAFIAVGALHLVGDQGLVELLRKQGFTVTALN from the coding sequence ATGATTTCTGCCCTCGAACCTAAGACGATGCGGTCGATGAAACCGGCAATCGGCGACCTCCTCCTTTGGCTCGCCGCAGCCTTTCCGTTGATGCTGTCAGCTCTGTTGATATCAACCATACTGAGCTTGCAGCCGGCGCATGCCGCCGAGACGGCATCCGGTGGCGGTAGTGCCAAAGATCCGTTTGGAAAGCTGCAGAAAGACGATTTCGCCAAAATCGGAGCCTTACTCAAAGAGGCAACGTCCGATAGCTGCGGCGGCAAGGATCTGATGGCTGAACTGCAGAAAAGCGACCCCGCGAAATATGCCTCGATCCTCGCCGAGGGTGACAAGGTGGCGAACGGCAAAAGTATTTTCTGGAAGATCGAAAAGCCTGGCCTGAAACCCTCCTGGCTGCTCGGCACCATGCATGTCAGCGACGCACGCGTGCTGACCATGCCGAAGGGTGCTGCCGAAGCAAGTGCTGCGGCCGATACGATCGTCGTCGAATCCGACGAAATCCTTGACGATAAGAAAGCGGCGGCGGCGCTCTTCGTCAATCCGTCTTTGACCATGCTGACCGACGGCTCGACCATCAGCCAGCATCTGTCGCCCGAAGAGAATGCCAAGCTGGAAGCCGGCCTCAAACAGCGCGGCGTGCCGCTCGCCGCTGTCGCCCATATGCAACCCTGGTTGATTTCGAGTTCCTTCGAAATGACGAGCTGTGAAGTCCGCCGCAAAGCGGCCGGCATGAAGTTCCTCGATCAGAAGCTTGCGAGCGACTCGGCCGCTAGCGGCAGGCAGGTCAAGGGCCTTGAGACACTGGCCGAACAGGCCAAGGCGATGAGCGATCTGCCGGTCAAGCTTCACCTGAAATCACTGATCCAGACGCTGGAACTCGGCGACAAGATCAACGACGTCAACGAAACCATGACCGATCTCTATCTCGCCGGCAATATCGGCGCGATGATACCGATGCTGAAGACTATCGAACCAGACGAGACGCTATCCGACGAAGACACCGCCACCTTCGAACAGCGCATCATTCTTGACCGCAACAAGGTGATGGCGGAGCGCGCCGCACCCATCCTCGCCAAAGGCAACGCCTTCATCGCCGTCGGCGCATTGCATCTTGTGGGCGATCAAGGTCTCGTGGAACTGCTGCGCAAGCAGGGTTTCACCGTGACGGCTCTAAATTAA
- a CDS encoding tyrosine recombinase XerC: MNELLIIAAPELMAERSRWLETLGEERRLSAHTLDAYERDTRQFLTFLTGHLGGPATIKDIHALRPADFRGFLAARRKDGAGARSLGRNLAGLRSLLRYLEKKGLVNAAGAGAVRSPKQPKSLPKPLSDTQAITVVSDQAQMHDEPWIAARDTAVLTLLYGCGLRISEALDLTPEDVRPGATALRITGKGNKTRLVPLLPIVVEAVERYRALCPYHLDEGTPLFRGARGGKLQPGIIQRGMQKLRSAFGLPDTATPHALRHSFATHLLAGGGDLRTIQELLGHASLSTTQVYTGVDSSRLLEVYDRAHPRA; this comes from the coding sequence CTGAACGAGTTGCTGATTATCGCCGCTCCCGAGTTGATGGCCGAGCGCAGCCGATGGCTGGAGACGCTCGGTGAGGAACGGCGGCTTTCCGCTCATACGCTGGATGCCTACGAGCGCGACACGCGGCAATTCCTGACGTTTCTGACCGGCCATCTCGGCGGCCCGGCGACGATCAAGGACATCCACGCGTTGCGTCCCGCCGACTTCCGCGGTTTTCTGGCTGCGCGCCGCAAGGATGGCGCGGGAGCACGTTCGCTCGGGCGCAACCTCGCCGGCCTTCGTTCGTTGCTGCGCTATCTCGAAAAGAAGGGGCTGGTGAATGCGGCCGGCGCTGGCGCGGTGCGGTCGCCGAAACAGCCGAAATCGCTGCCGAAACCGCTTTCCGATACCCAGGCAATCACCGTCGTTAGCGACCAGGCGCAGATGCATGACGAGCCGTGGATCGCCGCGCGCGATACGGCGGTGCTGACCCTGCTCTATGGCTGCGGCCTGCGTATCTCCGAAGCATTGGACTTGACGCCGGAAGACGTGCGCCCCGGCGCGACAGCGCTGCGCATCACCGGCAAGGGAAACAAGACTCGGCTGGTGCCGCTGCTGCCCATCGTCGTCGAAGCGGTCGAAAGATACCGCGCGCTCTGCCCCTATCATCTCGACGAAGGCACACCGCTCTTTCGCGGCGCACGCGGCGGCAAGTTGCAGCCCGGCATCATCCAGCGCGGCATGCAGAAGCTGCGCAGCGCCTTCGGGCTACCGGACACGGCGACGCCGCACGCGCTGCGCCATTCTTTCGCCACGCATCTGCTCGCAGGTGGCGGCGACCTGCGCACGATCCAGGAATTGCTCGGCCATGCCAGCCTTTCGACGACACAGGTCTATACCGGCGTCGATTCGTCACGGCTGCTGGAGGTTTATGATCGGGCTCATCCGCGGGCATAA
- a CDS encoding YciI family protein, with protein MAYFHLKLVPPRPSFPHDATGEEMAAMQQHAAYWREHASVGTAIVVGPVFAADGAFGMAVVDVEDAAAAKALGDADPVVLAGLGFHIEISPMPSIILRPPAAGSSI; from the coding sequence ATGGCCTATTTTCATCTGAAACTTGTGCCGCCGCGCCCCAGCTTCCCGCATGACGCCACAGGGGAGGAGATGGCCGCCATGCAGCAACACGCCGCCTACTGGCGCGAACATGCGAGTGTCGGAACGGCAATTGTCGTCGGTCCGGTCTTCGCGGCCGACGGTGCTTTCGGCATGGCTGTCGTCGATGTGGAAGACGCCGCTGCCGCCAAGGCGCTTGGTGATGCCGATCCCGTCGTTCTCGCCGGGCTCGGTTTCCATATCGAAATCTCGCCGATGCCCTCGATCATTCTCCGGCCGCCTGCCGCCGGAAGTTCCATCTAA
- the lpdA gene encoding dihydrolipoyl dehydrogenase, with amino-acid sequence MSYDVIIIGTGPGGYVCAIKAAQLGLKVAVVEKRTTFGGTCLNVGCIPSKALLHASEMFHHAGHGMDALGIEVTAPTLNLSKMMAHKDATVKANVDGVAFLFKKNKIDAFQGTGKIVAAGKVSVTADDGKVTEIEGKNIVIATGSDVAGIPGVPLEIDEKVIISSTGGIALDKVPANMIVVGGGVIGLELGSVWSRLGAKVTVVEYLDTILGGMDGEVSKQFQRMLAKQGIDFHLSAKVTGVEKVGNGAKVTFEPVKGGDKVVLDADVVLVSTGRKPYTAGLGLEEAGVALDNRGRVEIDGHFRTNVAGIYAIGDVVKGPMLAHKAEDEGVALAEILAGQAGHVNYDVIPNVVYTQPEIASVGKTEEELKAAGIAYKVGKFPFTANGRARAMLATDGFVKILADKDTDRVLGGHIVGFGAGEMIHEIAVLMEFGGSSEDLGRTCHAHPTMSEAVKEAALATFFKPIHM; translated from the coding sequence ATGTCCTACGATGTGATCATTATCGGAACCGGCCCAGGCGGCTATGTCTGCGCCATCAAGGCGGCGCAGCTCGGTCTCAAGGTGGCAGTCGTCGAAAAGCGCACCACCTTCGGCGGCACCTGCCTCAACGTCGGCTGCATCCCGTCCAAGGCACTGCTGCACGCTTCCGAAATGTTCCATCATGCCGGCCATGGCATGGACGCGCTCGGCATCGAAGTCACGGCACCGACGCTCAATCTCTCGAAGATGATGGCGCATAAGGATGCGACGGTGAAAGCGAATGTCGACGGCGTCGCCTTCCTCTTCAAGAAGAACAAGATCGATGCCTTCCAGGGTACCGGCAAGATCGTTGCTGCCGGCAAGGTTTCAGTCACTGCTGACGACGGCAAGGTGACCGAGATCGAAGGCAAGAACATCGTCATCGCCACCGGTTCCGACGTTGCCGGCATTCCCGGCGTGCCTCTCGAAATCGATGAGAAGGTGATCATCTCCTCCACCGGCGGCATCGCGCTCGACAAGGTGCCGGCCAACATGATCGTCGTCGGCGGCGGCGTCATCGGCCTCGAACTCGGCTCGGTCTGGTCGCGCCTCGGCGCCAAGGTCACCGTCGTCGAATATCTCGACACCATTCTCGGCGGCATGGACGGCGAAGTTTCCAAGCAGTTCCAGCGCATGCTCGCCAAACAGGGCATCGACTTCCACCTCAGTGCCAAAGTCACCGGCGTCGAGAAGGTCGGCAATGGCGCCAAGGTCACCTTCGAGCCGGTCAAGGGCGGCGACAAGGTGGTGCTCGATGCCGATGTCGTGCTGGTGTCCACCGGACGCAAGCCTTACACGGCGGGTCTTGGCCTTGAAGAGGCCGGCGTAGCCCTCGACAATCGCGGCCGGGTCGAGATCGATGGCCATTTCAGGACCAATGTCGCCGGCATCTATGCCATTGGCGATGTGGTGAAAGGCCCGATGCTGGCGCACAAGGCGGAAGACGAGGGTGTGGCGCTTGCCGAAATCCTCGCCGGCCAGGCAGGCCATGTGAACTACGATGTCATTCCGAATGTGGTCTACACGCAGCCGGAAATTGCTTCTGTCGGCAAGACCGAGGAAGAGCTGAAGGCTGCGGGTATCGCCTACAAGGTCGGCAAATTCCCCTTCACCGCCAACGGCCGCGCCCGTGCGATGCTGGCGACCGACGGCTTCGTCAAGATTCTGGCGGACAAGGACACCGACCGCGTTCTCGGCGGCCACATCGTCGGCTTCGGCGCTGGCGAGATGATCCACGAGATTGCCGTATTGATGGAATTCGGCGGTTCGTCGGAAGATCTCGGCCGCACCTGCCATGCGCATCCGACCATGTCGGAAGCCGTGAAGGAAGCCGCACTCGCGACCTTCTTCAAGCCGATCCATATGTAA
- a CDS encoding GNAT family N-acetyltransferase yields MARRGSITALGQLAEAIALVSQGQPGHIVDTLIAERGQKIVRNPLWPLMRPFLYTLLRYNKAIEFADDVANLPGFQCFEYMSDLLKLDIGVTHAERIPASGGFILVSNHPTGIADGVAVFDLLKTRRPDMMVFANRDAVRVNPRFAEMIIPVEWREEYKSKLKTRETLQLTNRAVAEGKVTVLFPSGRIAYWANGRLNERPWKTSAVGLARKYNLPILPVHLTARNSGLFYWFAKWSTELRDMTVFHELLNKRGDRFDFMIGNLIPVEQLDGEVNEVTKALEKHTVFDLAADGNATFTPIAPAITVQDTAAAVAEHSA; encoded by the coding sequence ATGGCACGTCGCGGTTCGATAACTGCATTGGGACAACTTGCAGAAGCGATCGCTTTGGTGTCTCAGGGCCAGCCCGGACATATCGTCGATACGCTGATCGCCGAGCGTGGCCAGAAGATCGTTCGCAACCCGCTTTGGCCGTTGATGCGGCCCTTTCTCTACACGCTGCTGCGCTATAACAAGGCGATCGAATTTGCCGACGATGTCGCCAATCTGCCGGGTTTCCAGTGCTTCGAATATATGAGCGATCTGCTCAAACTGGATATTGGGGTGACCCATGCCGAGCGCATCCCGGCTTCCGGCGGCTTCATTCTCGTCAGCAACCACCCGACCGGCATTGCCGACGGCGTCGCCGTTTTCGATCTTCTGAAGACGCGCCGGCCCGATATGATGGTTTTCGCCAATCGCGACGCTGTCCGCGTCAATCCGCGATTCGCCGAGATGATCATCCCCGTCGAATGGCGTGAGGAATATAAAAGCAAGCTGAAGACGCGCGAAACGCTGCAGCTCACCAATCGCGCCGTTGCCGAGGGCAAGGTCACTGTGCTCTTTCCCTCCGGCCGCATTGCCTATTGGGCCAACGGCAGGCTGAACGAGCGGCCATGGAAGACCTCGGCGGTGGGGCTGGCGCGCAAGTATAATCTGCCGATCCTGCCGGTGCATCTGACGGCGCGCAATTCCGGGCTGTTCTATTGGTTTGCCAAATGGTCGACGGAACTGCGTGACATGACGGTGTTCCACGAACTCCTCAACAAGCGCGGCGACCGCTTCGATTTCATGATCGGCAATCTCATTCCGGTCGAGCAACTGGACGGCGAGGTCAACGAAGTGACGAAGGCGCTGGAGAAGCACACCGTCTTCGATCTGGCGGCGGACGGAAATGCGACTTTCACGCCGATTGCTCCTGCGATCACCGTCCAGGATACGGCGGCGGCGGTCGCGGAACATTCCGCTTGA
- a CDS encoding primosomal protein N' codes for MTKDSSDLFGVLFEAAPENPTMSRTVPVLVPMPAPKPYSYAVPEGMAVEPGSVVQVPLGPRQVIGVVWDGNDEGGIDPKKLRPISHVFDCPPLTKEMRDFIDWVAAYTLSPPGLVARMALRAPAAFDPEPMVEGLRFIGGAPERLTPARARVIETAKDGLSWTRSGLAHAAGVSTSVIDGLITQGIFETIFLPPPPVVARPDPDYIVSRLEGPQREAADEILAEVRKGEFSVSLIDGVTGSGKTEVYFEAIAETLKRGKQVLILLPEIALTASFLERFQDRFGAKPAEWHSDLAPRMREKVWRQAVTGEVRVVAGARSALFLPFEELGLIIVDEEHDPAYKQEDRVYYNARDMAVVRGRIGDFPVVLVSATPSVESQVNGQSGRYSTIHLPTRFGDAALPDLHLIDMRRHAPERGGFLSPLLIRAIGKTVEKGQQSLLFLNRRGYAPLTLCRVCGHRFQCPQCSSWLVEHRFRGQIQCHQCGYAERTPEACPECGTLDHLVACGPGVERIAEEVERHFPEARTIVLSSDIMGGVKRLRLELEAIAKGEADIVIGTQLVAKGHNFPLMTLVGIVDADLGLANGDPRAAERTFQLLSQVTGRAGRTGLKSHGLLQTYQPQHPVMQAIVSGDASAFYEREISERERAILPPFGRLASIIVSADTRQDAETHARGMRNAAPQVQGISVLGPAEAPLALVRGRHRFRLLVHGRRNSDMQGFLRAMLAQAPKERGSVQVQLDIDPQSFL; via the coding sequence ATGACCAAAGATTCGTCCGATCTGTTCGGAGTGCTGTTCGAAGCCGCACCCGAAAACCCGACCATGAGCCGCACGGTTCCGGTTCTGGTGCCGATGCCGGCGCCGAAGCCTTATTCCTATGCGGTGCCGGAAGGCATGGCGGTCGAGCCCGGCTCGGTCGTGCAGGTGCCGCTCGGGCCGAGGCAGGTGATCGGCGTCGTCTGGGACGGCAACGACGAGGGCGGCATCGATCCGAAGAAGCTGCGGCCGATCAGCCACGTCTTCGATTGCCCGCCGCTCACCAAGGAGATGCGCGATTTCATCGACTGGGTGGCTGCCTATACGCTATCGCCTCCCGGGCTGGTGGCGCGCATGGCGCTGCGCGCGCCCGCAGCCTTCGATCCAGAACCGATGGTCGAAGGTCTGCGCTTCATCGGCGGCGCGCCGGAACGGCTGACACCGGCCCGCGCCCGGGTCATTGAGACGGCAAAGGACGGTCTGTCGTGGACGCGCAGCGGGCTGGCGCATGCCGCCGGCGTTTCGACCAGCGTCATCGACGGATTGATCACGCAAGGTATTTTCGAAACCATATTCCTGCCACCGCCGCCCGTCGTCGCGAGGCCCGATCCGGACTATATCGTCTCGCGACTCGAAGGTCCGCAGCGCGAAGCGGCCGATGAAATCCTTGCCGAGGTGCGCAAGGGCGAGTTTTCCGTGTCGCTGATCGACGGCGTTACCGGTTCCGGCAAGACCGAGGTCTATTTCGAGGCAATCGCCGAGACGCTGAAGCGTGGCAAGCAGGTGTTGATCCTGCTGCCGGAAATCGCGCTGACCGCCAGTTTCCTCGAGCGCTTCCAGGATCGTTTCGGTGCCAAGCCGGCCGAGTGGCACTCGGATCTGGCGCCGCGCATGCGCGAAAAGGTCTGGCGACAAGCCGTGACCGGCGAGGTGCGCGTCGTTGCGGGCGCACGCTCGGCGCTGTTCCTGCCCTTCGAAGAGCTGGGCTTGATCATCGTCGACGAGGAGCATGATCCTGCCTACAAGCAGGAGGATCGCGTCTATTATAATGCCCGCGACATGGCGGTCGTGCGCGGCAGGATCGGCGATTTTCCGGTGGTGCTGGTCTCGGCGACGCCTTCCGTCGAGAGCCAGGTCAACGGCCAGAGTGGGCGCTACAGCACCATCCATCTGCCGACCCGCTTCGGGGATGCGGCTCTTCCGGACCTGCATCTGATCGACATGCGCCGGCATGCGCCGGAGCGTGGCGGCTTCCTCTCGCCGCTGCTGATCCGGGCGATCGGCAAGACGGTGGAGAAAGGCCAGCAGTCGCTGCTGTTCCTCAACAGGCGCGGCTATGCGCCGCTGACGCTCTGCCGCGTCTGCGGGCACCGGTTCCAATGCCCGCAATGTTCAAGCTGGCTGGTGGAACATCGATTCCGCGGCCAGATCCAATGCCATCAATGCGGCTATGCCGAACGGACGCCCGAAGCCTGCCCGGAATGCGGCACGCTCGACCATCTCGTCGCCTGCGGGCCGGGCGTCGAACGCATCGCCGAGGAGGTCGAGCGGCATTTTCCGGAAGCACGGACGATCGTGCTCTCCTCCGACATCATGGGCGGGGTCAAGCGGCTGCGGCTGGAACTGGAGGCTATTGCCAAGGGCGAGGCGGATATCGTCATCGGCACACAGCTCGTCGCCAAGGGCCATAATTTCCCGCTGATGACGCTGGTCGGCATCGTCGATGCCGATCTTGGCCTTGCCAACGGCGATCCGCGCGCCGCCGAGCGGACATTCCAGTTGCTGTCGCAGGTGACGGGACGCGCGGGGCGGACCGGCCTCAAGAGCCATGGCTTGTTGCAGACCTATCAGCCGCAGCATCCCGTCATGCAGGCGATCGTTTCCGGTGATGCCAGCGCTTTCTACGAGCGCGAGATTTCGGAGCGCGAAAGAGCCATATTGCCGCCCTTCGGCCGGCTCGCCTCGATCATCGTGTCCGCCGATACCCGGCAGGATGCGGAGACGCACGCTCGCGGCATGCGCAATGCGGCGCCGCAGGTGCAAGGCATATCGGTGCTCGGGCCAGCCGAAGCGCCGCTCGCCCTGGTGCGCGGCCGCCACCGCTTCCGCCTGCTCGTGCACGGTCGGCGCAACTCGGACATGCAGGGTTTTCTAAGGGCCATGCTGGCGCAGGCGCCGAAGGAGCGCGGCTCCGTGCAGGTGCAACTGGACATCGATCCGCAGAGCTTTTTGTGA
- a CDS encoding GNAT family N-acetyltransferase — translation MSTVEILSPRTVARPFTPEDASEVFACISPEITRFMAWEPPPSMVAFAEVWQTWLPSIEARTDIHLVVRDRGSGRCLGIVGIHALQSGRPELGIWLRYDVHGHGLGRELIGAVAAWVSANVPVEYFEYPVAEENIASRRIAEAHCGRIMGYRTNSKYRAVVYRLPPIGSQNP, via the coding sequence ATGTCAACCGTTGAAATCTTGTCGCCCCGAACAGTCGCCAGACCTTTCACGCCGGAGGATGCCAGCGAGGTTTTCGCTTGCATTTCTCCAGAAATCACGCGGTTCATGGCTTGGGAGCCGCCACCATCGATGGTCGCTTTCGCTGAAGTCTGGCAGACTTGGCTTCCATCGATAGAAGCACGAACTGATATTCATCTGGTCGTTCGTGACAGAGGAAGCGGTCGTTGCCTCGGCATCGTCGGCATACATGCGCTGCAATCCGGTAGACCGGAACTTGGCATATGGCTTCGATACGATGTTCATGGACATGGGCTTGGGCGCGAGTTGATAGGCGCAGTTGCAGCATGGGTCAGCGCAAATGTTCCTGTTGAGTATTTTGAGTATCCGGTCGCGGAAGAGAACATCGCCAGCAGGCGGATTGCTGAAGCACATTGCGGCCGAATAATGGGGTATCGGACCAATTCGAAATATCGCGCAGTCGTCTATCGCCTGCCGCCGATTGGTTCTCAGAACCCATAA